One window of the Triticum dicoccoides isolate Atlit2015 ecotype Zavitan chromosome 3B, WEW_v2.0, whole genome shotgun sequence genome contains the following:
- the LOC119275445 gene encoding histone H4 — translation MSGRGKGGKGLGKGGAKRHRKVLRDNIQGITKPAIRRLARRGGVKRISGLIYEETRGVLKIFLENVIRDAVTYTEHARRKTVTAMDVVYALKRQGRTLYGFGG, via the coding sequence ATGTCCGGGCGCGGCAAGGGAGGCAAGGGTCTCGGCAAGGGCGGCGCCAAGCGCCACAGGAAGGTTCTGCGCGACAACATCCagggcatcaccaagccggcgatcCGGCGCCTGGCGCGGAGGGGCGGCGTGAAGCGCATCTCCGgcctcatctacgaggagacccgcggcgtgctcaagatcttcctcgagaacgTCATCCGCGACGCCGTCACCTACACCGAGCACGCCCGCCGCAAGACCGTCACCGCCATGGACGTCGTCTACGCGCTCAAGCGCCAGGGCCGCACCCTCTACGGCTTCGGCGGCTAG